The Verrucomicrobiota bacterium genome has a window encoding:
- a CDS encoding DUF4962 domain-containing protein, with protein sequence MKYPLLTVWVCWCVNLSSIHAATPVIPNRAPKPGEIGYRPADGASVRLNPPSFIWLHEPEAVTYAMQWAQKADFTDAVTASNFVWNTYTHSAALTPGTYFWRYQYVNKKGERSGWSQVRSVIVPADAAAFPMPTRAQQRERVPQQHPRLFLRPEELPRLRELAKGKESKAFKKIVADADKIIKAGPTPEPAHRGSSRDKEDAEAVKYWWPNREQSDKATREAETIAFVYLITQEPKYGEAARKWLLQLAAWDPDGPTNFKLNCEAGKAMLYRPMRAYDWAYDALTPADRQVIRDMWRRRIKDAWESGEIARGTGHLNAPYNSHGNRIWHKIAEGGIAMLGEAPEAEMWLDYAVNKFYSCYPIWSDDDGGWHEGVSYWAGYMGKVVTWMQFSKSALNIDGLQKPFFDQVGDFPMYVAPPGTPNSGFGDLSYRPPSASVGNFLEYFIRAKGARPEGKSAAYWRWWMETSNMSREGGIFGFLFAANLPDMPPAKAPSDLPQSKVFHGIGVASLHNTLLHSSNDVHFLFKSSPFGSQSHGHNPQNIFQLNAYGESLLTTCVYRDLHGSKFHYEWVHSTVAHNGVLVNGEGQTKHTAAPLGRITDFQSAPGWDYVAGDASAAYGKQLTRYQRRVLFVKPNLIVLYDDLAAAAPASFQFMLHALKPFDLDEKANRLSVQQPKAGVMAQYLPSAALPLTFRQWDGFKPKPTKEFPNQWHVEASTTDKRSELGMLTVLVPYPSTKADPWQAERLETPSAIGIRFTRNGQSTLVGFRKAGVTNIATLATATFNADVFVK encoded by the coding sequence ATGAAGTATCCTTTGCTAACCGTTTGGGTGTGTTGGTGCGTGAATCTCTCGTCAATTCACGCCGCCACGCCCGTCATCCCCAACCGGGCGCCGAAACCCGGCGAAATTGGTTACCGCCCAGCCGATGGCGCGTCGGTGCGGCTCAACCCGCCGTCGTTCATCTGGCTGCATGAACCGGAGGCCGTCACCTATGCCATGCAATGGGCGCAAAAGGCGGACTTCACCGACGCCGTTACGGCGAGCAATTTCGTTTGGAACACGTACACGCACTCGGCGGCGCTCACGCCCGGCACATATTTCTGGCGCTATCAGTACGTGAACAAGAAGGGCGAGCGTTCCGGTTGGAGCCAGGTCCGTTCCGTCATCGTCCCGGCCGACGCGGCGGCGTTCCCGATGCCCACGCGCGCGCAACAACGCGAGCGGGTGCCGCAGCAACACCCCCGGCTGTTCCTGCGCCCCGAGGAACTGCCGCGCCTGCGCGAATTGGCCAAAGGCAAAGAGTCCAAGGCCTTCAAGAAAATCGTCGCCGACGCGGACAAAATCATCAAAGCGGGCCCCACGCCCGAGCCGGCGCATCGCGGTTCCTCCCGTGACAAGGAAGATGCCGAGGCCGTCAAATACTGGTGGCCCAATCGCGAGCAATCGGACAAGGCAACGCGCGAGGCCGAGACGATTGCGTTTGTTTATCTGATCACGCAGGAACCCAAATACGGCGAGGCCGCCCGCAAATGGCTTTTGCAACTCGCCGCGTGGGACCCGGACGGCCCCACAAATTTCAAGCTCAACTGCGAAGCCGGCAAAGCGATGCTCTACCGCCCCATGCGCGCCTACGATTGGGCGTATGACGCGCTCACGCCCGCCGATCGCCAGGTCATTCGCGACATGTGGCGCCGCCGCATCAAGGATGCCTGGGAAAGCGGCGAAATTGCGCGCGGCACCGGCCATTTGAACGCGCCGTACAACAGCCATGGCAACCGCATCTGGCACAAGATCGCCGAAGGCGGCATCGCCATGCTGGGCGAAGCGCCCGAGGCCGAGATGTGGCTGGATTATGCCGTGAACAAGTTCTATTCCTGCTACCCCATCTGGTCCGATGACGACGGCGGCTGGCATGAGGGCGTGAGCTACTGGGCCGGTTACATGGGCAAAGTCGTCACCTGGATGCAATTTTCCAAATCCGCGCTGAACATAGACGGTTTGCAGAAGCCGTTCTTCGATCAGGTCGGTGATTTCCCGATGTATGTCGCGCCGCCCGGCACGCCCAACAGCGGCTTTGGCGATCTTTCCTATCGCCCGCCCTCCGCGAGCGTTGGCAATTTCCTCGAATACTTCATCCGCGCCAAAGGTGCGCGTCCGGAAGGCAAAAGTGCGGCCTACTGGCGCTGGTGGATGGAGACCAGCAACATGTCGCGCGAGGGCGGCATCTTTGGTTTCCTGTTCGCGGCCAATTTGCCGGACATGCCGCCCGCCAAAGCGCCGAGCGATCTGCCGCAGTCCAAGGTCTTTCACGGCATTGGTGTCGCCAGCCTGCACAATACGCTGCTCCATTCCTCCAATGACGTGCATTTCCTTTTCAAGTCCAGCCCGTTTGGCTCGCAGAGCCACGGCCATAACCCCCAAAACATCTTCCAATTGAATGCGTACGGGGAATCATTGCTCACAACGTGTGTCTATCGCGATTTGCATGGCAGCAAATTCCATTATGAATGGGTCCATAGCACCGTGGCGCATAACGGCGTGCTCGTGAACGGGGAGGGACAGACGAAACACACCGCCGCACCGCTCGGTCGCATCACCGATTTCCAATCTGCGCCGGGCTGGGACTACGTTGCGGGCGACGCCTCCGCCGCTTACGGCAAGCAACTCACCCGTTACCAGCGCCGCGTCCTCTTTGTGAAGCCCAACCTCATCGTGCTCTACGACGACCTCGCCGCCGCGGCCCCCGCCAGCTTCCAATTCATGCTCCACGCCCTGAAACCGTTCGACCTTGATGAAAAAGCCAACCGCCTATCCGTGCAACAGCCGAAGGCGGGCGTCATGGCGCAGTACCTGCCGTCCGCTGCGCTCCCGCTGACCTTCCGTCAATGGGACGGCTTCAAGCCGAAGCCGACCAAAGAGTTCCCCAACCAGTGGCATGTGGAAGCCTCCACCACCGACAAACGCAGTGAACTGGGCATGTTGACCGTGCTGGTCCCGTATCCCTCCACGAAAGCGGACCCCTGGCAGGCCGAACGCCTCGAAACCCCCAGCGCCATCGGCATTCGCTTCACGCGCAACGGTCAATCCACGTTGGTCGGCTTCCGCAAAGCCGGGGTGACGAACATCGCCACCTTGGCCACCGCCACCTTCAATGCGGACGTCTTCGTAAAATAA
- a CDS encoding nitroreductase family protein: MQENIPTALQVIFGRRSIRVFRPGAVSEATVELLLQAAMAAPSAVAKDPWHFVVIRQQDNLQRLADVLPHGKMLASAAVGIVVCGDLEVAHDRQLSYLLQDCSAAIENLLLAVQSQGLGACWLGVHPREDRIRDVKAILGLPDSIIPVSAIAIGQPGEIKEPRTRYQASHVRFEKW; the protein is encoded by the coding sequence ATGCAGGAAAACATACCCACCGCGTTACAGGTGATATTTGGCCGGCGAAGCATCCGGGTGTTTCGTCCGGGAGCCGTGAGTGAAGCAACGGTTGAGTTGCTGCTCCAAGCCGCCATGGCCGCGCCCTCCGCCGTCGCGAAGGACCCGTGGCATTTTGTGGTGATCCGCCAGCAGGACAACCTGCAACGCCTCGCGGACGTTCTGCCGCATGGGAAAATGCTGGCCAGCGCCGCGGTGGGCATCGTGGTGTGTGGCGATCTGGAAGTGGCGCACGACCGGCAACTCAGTTACCTGCTGCAAGATTGCTCGGCGGCCATCGAAAACCTGTTGCTCGCGGTGCAAAGCCAGGGGCTGGGGGCGTGTTGGTTGGGCGTACACCCGCGCGAGGATCGTATTCGCGACGTGAAAGCCATTCTCGGGTTGCCGGACTCCATCATTCCCGTCTCAGCCATTGCCATCGGGCAGCCTGGCGAGATCAAAGAACCGCGCACCCGTTACCAGGCCAGCCATGTACGCTTCGAGAAATGGTAA
- a CDS encoding non-canonical purine NTP pyrophosphatase, whose amino-acid sequence MKTIVIATRNRHKVQEIRALLDGVTLLDLNDFPAAPPVVEDAPTFAGNAIKKAVELARWLHSQRHLNAGHCVLADDSGLEVDALHGAPGVYSARFAALDAPAGATSNGNSPDTANNAKLLRLLQDVPLANRTARFRCVLALATVGGNQAPWLFDGACGGHIDFAPRGKSGFGYDPLFIPNGHVESFAELGESVKNRMSHRARAMIKLQLWLNSGSDKL is encoded by the coding sequence ATGAAAACCATCGTCATCGCCACGCGCAACCGTCACAAGGTGCAGGAGATTCGCGCCCTGCTGGACGGCGTTACGCTTCTGGATTTAAATGACTTTCCGGCGGCGCCACCCGTGGTTGAAGACGCGCCGACCTTTGCCGGCAATGCGATCAAAAAAGCGGTGGAACTGGCCCGCTGGTTACATTCGCAGCGGCACCTGAACGCCGGGCATTGTGTGTTGGCGGATGATTCCGGCCTCGAAGTGGACGCGTTGCACGGCGCGCCCGGCGTGTACTCGGCAAGATTCGCGGCGCTCGATGCTCCCGCCGGAGCAACTTCCAATGGCAATTCTCCCGACACCGCCAACAATGCCAAACTGCTCCGGCTTTTACAGGATGTTCCCCTCGCAAACCGCACCGCGCGCTTCCGCTGCGTCCTGGCGCTGGCCACGGTTGGGGGAAACCAGGCACCGTGGTTGTTTGACGGCGCGTGTGGAGGCCACATTGACTTTGCGCCGCGCGGTAAATCCGGTTTTGGCTATGACCCATTGTTCATCCCTAATGGCCATGTAGAATCCTTTGCCGAACTCGGGGAATCGGTAAAGAACCGCATGAGTCATCGGGCCCGCGCGATGATCAAATTGCAACTGTGGCTAAATTCCGGCAGCGACAAGCTTTGA
- a CDS encoding right-handed parallel beta-helix repeat-containing protein → MRSSCFSYLRLGCILTLTFISAMDGAEPDFIVATNGNDGWSGKAFKTPASKSDGPFATLQRARDAVRQLKAAEPGRKRPIVVQIHGGTYWLADTLVLEAADSGTDAAPIVYEGAPGEEVLLSGGTQIAGWREVSAGRWETQLPTVASGEWNFSQLYVNNQRRARPVVPRDGYFFVAAQVPPSTGQGHDRFRFHPGDLRADWHNLPDVEVTTFHLWTMDRLHIKTVDAEQNLVTFTGPTHSTEQGALKPSTWYRVENVKEALQPGEWYLDRKSGVLTLLARAGENVATAQVIAPRLPQVVRFQGSSQAPVSNITLRTLTLAHNAWNTPARGWGHPQADASIEAAITARFAQRCAIEQCVIRHTATYGVDWSDGCHQNRVEGCELYDLGAGGVKVGPSKLGWEPDTNKWSSTTIIRDNLIAHGGRIFPPAVGIWIGHAWSNDVSHNHVFDFYYSAVSVGWKWGPGFSPAHHNLIYNNHLHDIGQGVLSDMAGIYTLGESPGTRLQLNRIHDVSSVRYGGWGIYFDESSSNIVADCNLVYHTKDAGLHQHYGNNNTVTNNIFAFGTNGQIRLSNPAKSGPILIAGNIFYYNSSNLFELDRMHDRMEFRRNVYWREGGPVLFTNRTPIETWRLREPDALVADPGFKAPHAENFELATKSPAIKAGFQPFDISKAGRLTRHDRTASLPAVTRVFPPGPPEPPKPVNVTIRDDFEMYAPGQPIMLFTQEKNQGDILKVINTTAANGKQALQFTEGTGREPAWRPHIYTHANFANTRMRATLALRVEPGAQLNYEWRDWPNGGKYAPGPSLTVKADGTLTANGTKITQLPTGQWVKLNIECGIGDKATGTYQLQVTLPGQPPITKTDLHYQSAFKTITWVGICSFGEVGTTFYVDDFLLEAVK, encoded by the coding sequence ATGCGAAGCTCATGTTTCAGTTATCTCAGGTTAGGCTGTATCCTGACGCTGACATTCATCAGTGCAATGGATGGCGCGGAGCCAGACTTTATCGTGGCCACCAATGGCAACGATGGTTGGTCCGGTAAGGCATTCAAAACACCGGCCAGCAAAAGCGACGGCCCGTTTGCAACGCTCCAACGCGCCCGTGACGCCGTGCGGCAGTTAAAGGCCGCCGAACCCGGGCGGAAACGCCCCATCGTGGTGCAAATTCATGGCGGCACATACTGGCTGGCGGACACGCTCGTCTTGGAAGCCGCCGACTCAGGCACGGATGCAGCACCAATCGTGTATGAAGGAGCGCCGGGAGAGGAAGTGTTGCTGAGCGGGGGCACGCAAATCGCAGGCTGGCGGGAAGTTTCCGCCGGACGTTGGGAAACACAACTGCCCACAGTTGCCTCAGGGGAATGGAACTTCTCCCAGCTTTACGTAAACAACCAACGACGCGCCCGCCCGGTAGTCCCGCGCGATGGTTACTTTTTTGTCGCCGCGCAAGTTCCTCCCAGTACGGGCCAGGGCCATGATCGCTTTCGTTTTCATCCAGGCGATTTGCGGGCTGATTGGCATAACCTGCCGGACGTGGAAGTCACCACCTTCCATCTGTGGACCATGGATCGTCTGCACATTAAAACGGTGGATGCCGAACAAAACCTGGTCACCTTCACCGGGCCCACCCACAGCACGGAACAAGGCGCGCTCAAGCCCTCAACCTGGTACCGGGTGGAAAATGTAAAGGAAGCGCTGCAGCCCGGCGAATGGTACCTGGACCGAAAGAGCGGCGTGCTGACACTGCTGGCGCGGGCCGGTGAAAACGTGGCGACCGCCCAGGTAATCGCCCCGCGCCTGCCACAGGTGGTCAGATTTCAAGGCAGCAGCCAAGCGCCCGTGAGCAACATTACCCTGCGCACCCTTACCTTGGCGCACAATGCCTGGAATACACCGGCTCGCGGCTGGGGACATCCGCAGGCCGACGCCTCCATTGAAGCGGCCATTACCGCCCGCTTCGCGCAACGCTGCGCGATCGAGCAATGCGTCATCCGCCACACCGCCACCTATGGTGTGGACTGGAGCGATGGCTGCCACCAGAACCGGGTGGAAGGTTGCGAACTCTATGATCTGGGGGCCGGTGGCGTTAAAGTGGGCCCGTCGAAACTGGGTTGGGAACCCGATACGAACAAGTGGAGCAGCACCACCATCATCCGCGACAACCTGATCGCCCATGGCGGACGCATCTTCCCGCCGGCCGTGGGCATCTGGATCGGCCATGCCTGGAGCAACGACGTCTCGCATAATCATGTCTTTGACTTCTACTATTCGGCAGTGTCAGTGGGCTGGAAATGGGGCCCCGGTTTCAGTCCCGCCCACCACAACCTGATTTACAACAATCACCTGCATGACATCGGTCAGGGTGTGCTCAGCGACATGGCAGGCATCTACACACTTGGGGAATCGCCCGGCACCCGTTTGCAGTTGAATCGCATCCACGACGTCAGCAGCGTGCGCTACGGCGGCTGGGGCATTTACTTTGATGAAAGCAGTTCCAACATCGTCGCCGACTGCAACCTGGTCTATCACACCAAGGATGCCGGGCTGCACCAGCATTACGGCAACAACAACACGGTGACCAATAACATCTTCGCCTTTGGCACCAACGGCCAGATCCGACTGAGCAACCCGGCCAAAAGCGGGCCGATCCTCATCGCCGGAAATATTTTCTATTATAACAGCTCCAACCTCTTTGAACTGGACCGCATGCACGACCGGATGGAGTTCCGCCGGAACGTCTATTGGCGAGAGGGTGGTCCCGTGCTCTTCACCAACCGGACTCCCATTGAAACCTGGCGCTTGCGCGAGCCTGATGCCCTGGTGGCCGACCCCGGTTTCAAGGCGCCGCATGCGGAAAATTTTGAACTGGCAACGAAGTCCCCGGCCATTAAAGCCGGTTTCCAGCCATTCGACATTTCAAAAGCAGGCCGCCTGACCCGACATGATCGAACAGCCTCCCTGCCAGCGGTCACCCGCGTATTCCCGCCCGGCCCGCCTGAACCGCCCAAACCGGTAAACGTCACAATTCGCGACGACTTTGAAATGTACGCACCCGGCCAGCCTATCATGCTATTTACACAGGAAAAGAATCAGGGCGACATCCTGAAAGTCATCAACACCACCGCCGCCAACGGCAAGCAGGCATTGCAATTCACCGAAGGCACCGGCCGTGAACCCGCCTGGCGTCCGCACATTTATACACACGCGAACTTTGCCAACACCCGGATGCGGGCCACGCTCGCCCTGCGGGTGGAACCGGGCGCCCAACTCAACTACGAGTGGCGCGACTGGCCCAACGGTGGCAAATACGCCCCCGGCCCTTCGTTAACCGTCAAAGCCGACGGCACGTTGACGGCCAACGGTACCAAAATCACGCAGTTACCCACCGGACAATGGGTGAAACTGAACATCGAATGCGGCATTGGCGATAAAGCCACCGGCACGTACCAACTGCAAGTCACCCTGCCCGGGCAACCGCCCATCACCAAGACCGACCTCCATTATCAAAGCGCATTCAAAACCATCACCTGGGTGGGGATCTGCTCGTTTGGCGAGGTGGGAACCACTTTTTACGTGGATGACTTCCTGCTGGAAGCAGTCAAATAG
- the eda gene encoding bifunctional 4-hydroxy-2-oxoglutarate aldolase/2-dehydro-3-deoxy-phosphogluconate aldolase, which yields MEHMLSRIHQAGVIAVLVIERAEDAVPLARSLLDGGIDVIELTLRTPAALEALQRIKREVPEVLCGVGTILTPEQVSEVVAAGAAFGVAPGMNPRVIQAAKQMGLPFAPGVLTPSDIEQALELGCRLLKFFPAEPSGGLKYLKSMAAPYMHLNVRFVPLGGLEASHITTYLAEPMIPALGGSWLAPRDVIRKQDWAAITANARAASDLVAKVREPKR from the coding sequence ATGGAACACATGTTATCGAGAATTCATCAGGCCGGCGTCATCGCCGTGCTGGTCATCGAACGGGCTGAAGATGCCGTGCCGCTGGCACGTTCCCTGCTGGACGGCGGCATTGACGTCATTGAATTAACCCTGCGAACGCCAGCGGCGCTGGAAGCGCTGCAACGGATCAAACGCGAGGTGCCGGAAGTACTCTGCGGGGTCGGAACCATTCTCACCCCGGAACAGGTCAGCGAGGTGGTGGCCGCCGGAGCCGCCTTTGGGGTGGCGCCGGGAATGAATCCCCGGGTTATCCAGGCCGCAAAGCAAATGGGACTGCCATTCGCCCCGGGGGTGTTGACACCTTCAGATATTGAACAGGCTTTGGAGTTGGGATGCCGGCTGCTAAAGTTTTTCCCAGCCGAACCGTCCGGCGGACTCAAGTATTTGAAAAGCATGGCGGCTCCGTATATGCATCTGAATGTTCGCTTCGTGCCGCTCGGCGGCCTGGAGGCCAGCCACATCACCACCTATCTGGCGGAACCGATGATTCCGGCGCTGGGCGGTTCCTGGCTCGCACCCCGCGACGTGATCCGCAAGCAGGACTGGGCAGCCATCACCGCCAACGCCCGGGCTGCCTCGGATCTGGTTGCCAAGGTGCGGGAGCCCAAGCGATGA
- a CDS encoding sugar kinase: MSRIITLGEIMGRLAAPGFKRFQQAMPGSVDVTFAGAEASVAASLAYLGGDAAFVTALPDHAIADACVANLRGIGVDTKHILRVPHGRLGLYFLEHGTNQRSGNVIYDREGSAMAITPPEAYPWPRIFENAGWFHISGITPAISRNAAAVALTAVREAAKRGLQISCDMNYRSKLWQWDPALKPRELATHTMRELLPLVDLFIGGREDVEAILGLDGAASLEDLVRQITQQFPRLQRVAMTLREGISATHNNFGGLLYDRHANQFCHAPQPGHLYPITSIVDRLGAGDAFTAGLIHALTTPKLAAPQTAIAFATAAGCLAHSIEGDFNFSTRAEIEALMNGSTSSRVRR; this comes from the coding sequence ATGAGCCGCATCATCACTCTCGGTGAGATCATGGGGCGCCTAGCCGCCCCCGGGTTCAAACGGTTCCAGCAAGCCATGCCGGGTTCAGTGGACGTCACGTTTGCCGGAGCGGAGGCCAGCGTGGCCGCTTCCCTCGCTTATCTGGGCGGCGACGCCGCGTTTGTCACGGCCCTGCCCGATCATGCCATTGCCGACGCTTGCGTGGCCAACCTGCGCGGCATCGGGGTGGATACCAAACATATCCTGCGGGTGCCGCACGGCCGCCTGGGCCTGTATTTCCTGGAACACGGCACCAACCAGCGTTCGGGGAACGTAATCTATGACCGCGAAGGTTCCGCCATGGCGATCACGCCGCCGGAGGCTTATCCGTGGCCGCGTATTTTTGAGAACGCCGGTTGGTTCCACATCTCCGGCATCACCCCGGCCATCTCGCGAAATGCCGCCGCCGTGGCACTGACGGCGGTGCGGGAAGCCGCCAAGCGCGGCCTGCAAATCTCCTGCGACATGAACTACCGCAGCAAACTCTGGCAATGGGATCCGGCACTGAAACCACGCGAACTGGCCACCCACACCATGCGGGAATTACTGCCGTTGGTCGATCTGTTCATCGGCGGACGGGAGGACGTGGAAGCCATACTCGGTCTTGATGGGGCAGCCTCACTCGAAGACCTTGTCCGGCAAATCACGCAACAGTTCCCGCGCCTTCAGCGCGTCGCCATGACGCTGCGCGAAGGCATTTCCGCCACACATAACAATTTCGGCGGCCTGCTCTACGACCGGCACGCGAACCAATTCTGCCATGCCCCACAACCAGGGCACCTATATCCGATCACCAGCATCGTGGACCGCCTCGGCGCCGGCGACGCCTTCACTGCCGGGCTGATCCATGCGCTCACAACCCCCAAGCTTGCCGCCCCGCAAACCGCCATCGCGTTTGCCACTGCCGCCGGCTGCCTCGCGCACTCCATTGAAGGCGATTTCAACTTCAGCACCCGCGCTGAAATCGAGGCGCTCATGAACGGCAGCACCTCAAGTCGCGTGAGACGTTGA
- a CDS encoding DUF4440 domain-containing protein — MTLRFIPILLLTLITLLAADDPQISAVRAADDERVAATLTADRGRLTALFSDDLRYAHSTGMVDTKATLTETIVSGRTKYEVIRYEERNFTIPAPGIALMAGRANFKTTNAKGTADVLLSFLSVWRFEQGQWRFLAWQSSKIPAPTEDTVSNPAQEAPKAIQDHGAGALAGQALNPKQAADRVLAGLFKVTAPEVKGAHDAEFACVGDRAYIVAEVNDEKASESAGWPIIYSALSIVDLKTLAVVKTLPFAKSGQAFENETLPTGACFVPRIIQKDARTVRCYFASEAPTKRQSQTWFLDFNIERMEFEKQIHRAKLKTDAGVFDLQPQYFHADTAAHGFKRPAKDFGLYLFDSFKTFDGKTYVALNNYPGGQNALAMANEALDTFEIVGHYNEPFDLNLTESAVNRLPDGTWMAICRQEGGNRNYTFTTSKDGKTWSRGEHRDFVPNGSSSKPTFDKFRGVYYLGWQESTRINGVGRSVFNLDISRDGKTWERKYRFETGKSFQYPTFHEHHGSIWLAVTQGDTDSSRKERIMFGKLE; from the coding sequence ATGACACTGCGATTCATCCCGATTCTCTTGCTAACCCTCATCACCCTCCTGGCGGCCGATGATCCGCAAATTTCGGCCGTGCGTGCGGCGGATGATGAACGCGTGGCCGCCACCCTCACAGCGGACCGCGGACGGCTCACTGCGCTTTTTTCTGATGACCTGCGCTATGCGCATTCCACCGGCATGGTTGATACAAAGGCGACGCTCACGGAGACCATTGTGAGCGGACGCACCAAATACGAGGTCATCCGCTATGAGGAGCGGAATTTCACCATCCCGGCACCCGGCATCGCGCTCATGGCGGGGCGCGCCAACTTTAAAACAACCAACGCCAAAGGCACTGCGGATGTGCTGTTAAGTTTCCTGAGCGTCTGGCGATTCGAACAAGGGCAGTGGCGGTTTCTCGCGTGGCAATCCAGCAAAATACCAGCGCCGACGGAGGACACGGTTTCAAACCCGGCCCAGGAGGCGCCAAAAGCAATTCAAGACCATGGCGCGGGAGCCCTTGCCGGGCAGGCTTTGAATCCCAAGCAAGCGGCAGACCGCGTGCTGGCCGGCCTCTTCAAGGTCACCGCGCCGGAAGTGAAGGGTGCACATGATGCGGAATTTGCCTGCGTCGGCGATCGGGCATATATCGTCGCAGAGGTCAACGATGAGAAGGCGAGTGAAAGTGCGGGCTGGCCAATCATCTATTCGGCGCTGTCCATTGTGGACCTCAAGACACTGGCGGTGGTGAAGACTCTCCCCTTTGCCAAAAGCGGGCAGGCCTTTGAGAACGAAACGCTGCCGACCGGCGCCTGTTTTGTTCCGCGCATCATCCAGAAGGATGCCAGGACCGTGCGCTGTTACTTCGCCAGCGAGGCGCCCACCAAACGTCAATCGCAGACCTGGTTCCTGGATTTCAATATTGAACGCATGGAGTTTGAAAAACAAATCCACCGTGCCAAGCTCAAGACCGACGCTGGCGTGTTCGACCTGCAGCCGCAATATTTTCATGCCGATACCGCCGCGCACGGGTTCAAGCGTCCGGCCAAGGATTTCGGTCTTTACCTCTTTGACTCATTCAAAACCTTTGACGGCAAGACTTATGTGGCACTCAACAATTACCCGGGCGGACAGAATGCGCTGGCCATGGCCAACGAGGCGCTCGACACGTTTGAGATCGTCGGGCATTACAATGAACCGTTTGATTTGAATCTGACGGAGTCAGCGGTGAACCGCCTGCCCGATGGCACCTGGATGGCCATCTGCCGCCAGGAGGGTGGCAACCGGAATTACACCTTCACCACGAGCAAGGATGGCAAAACGTGGTCGCGCGGGGAGCATCGCGACTTCGTCCCAAACGGGAGCAGTTCCAAGCCCACCTTCGATAAATTTCGCGGCGTTTATTACCTCGGCTGGCAGGAGTCCACCCGGATCAACGGCGTCGGGCGCAGCGTGTTCAACCTGGACATCTCCAGAGATGGCAAGACGTGGGAGCGCAAGTATCGTTTCGAGACCGGGAAATCCTTCCAATATCCCACCTTCCACGAGCATCACGGCAGTATCTGGCTCGCGGTGACACAGGGCGACACTGATTCAAGCCGGAAGGAACGTATCATGTTTGGAAAACTGGAATAA